Proteins encoded in a region of the Planctomycetaceae bacterium genome:
- the hypD gene encoding hydrogenase formation protein HypD — protein sequence MLERINRAYKQIARATTALGRRVNIMEVCGTHTVSIFRAGLRDAFPEGLKLLSGPGCPVCITDHGYIDTVIELADRDDCIIATYGDMIRVPGRKGSLEQRTSKGNIKVMLSAEDVLKLAKENPAKKIVFVAVGFETTAPATAVIVNEAHQQNIKNLFVFSNHKLVIPAIRALLSEVNNNIDAFLCPGHVSVIIGSDAYKPIVEEYKKPCVVAGFEPMQIIDGIAEICKQLADAAPAVSSVYPAAVSKHGNKTAQKIVDEVFDAADGYWRGLGVIKQSTLKLKDKFSSFDAEKQLNINCIPEEDLTGCRCGEVLCGLIDPPQCAMFTSQCTPDKPVGPCMVSSEGACAAWFKYGRRRRHRQ from the coding sequence ATGCTCGAAAGAATCAACAGGGCTTATAAACAGATAGCAAGAGCAACAACTGCGCTCGGACGCAGAGTCAATATAATGGAAGTTTGCGGTACACATACCGTAAGCATTTTTCGGGCAGGGCTTCGGGACGCGTTTCCGGAAGGTTTGAAACTTTTAAGCGGGCCGGGCTGTCCTGTCTGCATCACAGACCACGGCTACATCGACACCGTAATCGAGCTGGCCGACAGAGACGACTGCATTATCGCAACCTACGGCGATATGATTCGTGTGCCCGGCAGAAAAGGTTCGCTTGAGCAGCGAACATCCAAAGGCAATATTAAAGTTATGTTGAGTGCCGAAGATGTACTGAAACTCGCCAAAGAAAACCCGGCTAAAAAAATTGTTTTCGTTGCGGTAGGTTTCGAGACAACCGCACCGGCGACAGCCGTTATCGTAAACGAAGCGCATCAGCAGAACATCAAAAATCTTTTCGTATTCAGCAATCATAAACTTGTAATCCCTGCGATAAGAGCGCTGCTTTCGGAGGTGAACAATAACATCGACGCGTTTCTTTGTCCCGGCCATGTCAGCGTAATAATCGGTTCTGATGCGTATAAGCCGATTGTCGAGGAATATAAAAAGCCGTGCGTTGTCGCGGGTTTTGAACCGATGCAGATAATCGACGGTATCGCGGAAATTTGCAAACAGCTTGCCGATGCCGCGCCAGCAGTTTCATCGGTATATCCTGCCGCGGTAAGCAAACATGGAAACAAAACCGCGCAGAAAATCGTTGACGAAGTGTTCGATGCTGCCGACGGTTACTGGCGGGGACTGGGCGTCATCAAACAAAGCACATTAAAACTCAAAGACAAATTCAGCAGTTTCGACGCTGAAAAACAATTAAACATAAATTGCATACCGGAAGAAGACCTGACAGGATGCAGGTGCGGCGAAGTTCTGTGCGGACTTATCGACCCGCCGCAGTGCGCTATGTTCACAAGCCAATGCACTCCGGACAAACCGGTCGGCCCGTGTATGGTCAGCAGCGAAGGCGCGTGCGCAGCGTGGTTCAAGTACGGCCGAAGGAGAAGGCACAGACAATGA
- a CDS encoding FprA family A-type flavoprotein has protein sequence MRCVTKDVFAVGAIDWDRRLFDEIIPLPDGTSYNAYLIKGSEKTALIETVDPPKCNELLTNLAELGVKKIDYVIANHAEQDHSGSLPNILQLFPDAKLVTNSKCKGMLIDLLEIEEDKFFVVEDGQEISLGNKTLKFLLTPWVHWPETMSTYLPEDKILFSCDFFGSHLATSELFATDMEKVIECNKRYYAEIMMPFRSIISKNIEKVQALDLKIIAPSHGPLYNNPQFIIDAYKEWIDDSKVANKVIVAYVSMHESTKLMVEHLVDALMNRGISVQQFNLVGADIGELAIETVDAAGIVLASPTFLTGLHPAAAYAAFLVNALRPKTKYLAFLGSFSWGGKIVEQLKQMVPNTKAELFEPVLVKGLPKEQDFKKIDELAEKIAEKHKELIRK, from the coding sequence ATGAGATGTGTTACCAAAGATGTATTCGCAGTCGGAGCTATCGACTGGGACAGAAGATTATTCGATGAAATTATTCCGCTGCCGGACGGAACAAGTTACAACGCATATTTAATTAAAGGCAGTGAAAAAACTGCGTTGATTGAAACCGTTGACCCGCCGAAATGCAATGAGCTTTTGACGAATCTTGCTGAACTTGGCGTTAAAAAAATTGATTATGTTATCGCCAATCACGCCGAGCAGGACCATTCCGGTTCGTTGCCGAATATTTTGCAGCTTTTTCCGGATGCCAAACTTGTTACTAATAGCAAATGCAAAGGAATGTTGATTGACCTGCTCGAAATCGAAGAAGATAAATTCTTTGTCGTAGAAGATGGTCAGGAAATTTCGCTCGGCAATAAAACGCTGAAATTTCTTTTAACGCCGTGGGTTCACTGGCCGGAAACAATGTCAACTTATCTACCGGAGGACAAAATTCTGTTCTCGTGCGATTTCTTCGGCTCACATCTTGCGACATCTGAATTGTTCGCAACCGATATGGAAAAAGTTATCGAGTGCAACAAGCGTTACTACGCGGAAATTATGATGCCGTTCAGGAGCATAATCTCGAAAAATATCGAAAAGGTTCAGGCACTTGATTTAAAGATTATCGCACCGAGTCACGGCCCGTTATATAACAATCCGCAATTCATTATCGACGCATACAAAGAGTGGATAGATGACAGCAAGGTAGCAAATAAAGTCATCGTTGCTTATGTCTCAATGCACGAAAGCACAAAACTGATGGTCGAACATCTTGTTGACGCACTTATGAATCGCGGCATCAGCGTTCAGCAGTTTAATCTTGTCGGCGCGGATATTGGCGAATTAGCTATTGAAACTGTTGACGCAGCGGGTATAGTGCTTGCTTCGCCGACGTTTTTGACCGGTTTGCATCCGGCGGCGGCTTACGCGGCGTTTCTGGTAAACGCGCTTCGTCCGAAAACAAAATATCTGGCATTTTTAGGCTCTTTCAGTTGGGGCGGCAAAATTGTCGAACAGTTGAAGCAGATGGTTCCCAACACAAAGGCTGAATTATTCGAGCCTGTGCTGGTAAAAGGGCTGCCAAAAGAACAGGATTTCAAAAAGATCGACGAACTGGCGGAAAAGATTGCTGAAAAACACAAGGAACTGATAAGGAAATAA
- the tpx gene encoding thiol peroxidase, giving the protein MERKGIVTMKGNPITLIGSEVKVGDKAPDFEVTANDLSNIRLSSFAGKICVICAVPSLDTGVCDTMTRKFNQEAASLGDDVKVLTISTDLPFAQKRWCGAAGIKNVVTLSDHRTVSFGQAYGVLIKDLRLLARAVFVVDKTGVIRYAELVPEIAQEPNYAQAIKTVKELK; this is encoded by the coding sequence ATGGAAAGAAAAGGTATTGTAACGATGAAGGGCAATCCGATTACGCTTATCGGCAGCGAAGTAAAAGTTGGCGATAAGGCACCGGATTTTGAAGTAACAGCTAACGATTTGTCGAATATTCGTTTAAGTTCGTTCGCCGGGAAAATCTGCGTGATTTGTGCAGTACCTTCTCTTGACACCGGCGTTTGCGACACAATGACGCGTAAGTTTAATCAGGAAGCCGCTTCGCTGGGCGATGACGTCAAAGTTCTGACAATCAGTACGGATTTGCCTTTCGCACAGAAACGCTGGTGCGGCGCGGCCGGCATTAAGAACGTGGTAACATTAAGCGACCACAGGACAGTTTCGTTTGGCCAGGCTTACGGAGTATTGATAAAAGACCTGCGTCTTTTGGCGCGAGCGGTGTTTGTTGTTGACAAAACCGGCGTTATACGGTACGCAGAACTTGTGCCTGAAATCGCGCAGGAGCCAAACTACGCACAGGCTATAAAAACAGTAAAGGAATTAAAATAA
- a CDS encoding rubrerythrin family protein, with product MNLKGSKTEKNLLTAFSGESQARNRYTYWASAAKKEGFEQISAIFTETAEQEKEHAKRLFKFLEGGEVEITAAFPAGVIGKTVDNLKAAAEGENYETTTMYPEFAKIAKEEGFTEIAVVFKSIAVAEARHRDRYLALASNIENNKVFKREKPVRWVCRNCGYVHEGTSPLDKCPACAHPIAYAEIDAENY from the coding sequence ATGAATTTAAAAGGAAGCAAAACAGAAAAAAATCTATTAACGGCATTCTCCGGCGAATCACAGGCCCGTAACAGATACACATATTGGGCATCAGCTGCAAAAAAAGAAGGCTTCGAACAAATTTCTGCTATCTTCACTGAAACAGCCGAGCAGGAAAAAGAACATGCAAAAAGACTGTTCAAATTTCTCGAAGGCGGCGAAGTAGAAATCACAGCAGCGTTTCCCGCAGGCGTAATCGGCAAAACAGTTGATAATCTCAAGGCCGCTGCCGAAGGTGAAAATTACGAGACAACAACAATGTATCCTGAATTCGCAAAAATCGCGAAAGAAGAAGGCTTCACAGAAATAGCGGTTGTGTTCAAAAGCATCGCTGTCGCTGAAGCAAGACATCGCGACAGATACCTTGCTCTTGCATCAAACATTGAAAACAATAAAGTTTTCAAACGCGAAAAACCAGTCCGCTGGGTTTGCAGGAACTGTGGTTATGTTCACGAAGGCACATCACCACTGGACAAATGCCCGGCATGTGCTCATCCAATAGCTTATGCGGAAATCGATGCGGAAAATTATTAA
- a CDS encoding transcriptional repressor: protein MKQKLEDFCNLCKEKGLKVTPQRIEIYKTLLESKEHPSAEIIYAEIHKKLPNVSFDTVNRTLNTLAEIGAAFIVEGTGEVRRFDANLESHQHIKCIKCKKIFDFSYKNFENINVPENLANNFKVLRATVYIEGLCKSCQENKNN from the coding sequence ATGAAACAAAAACTTGAAGATTTCTGTAACCTCTGCAAAGAAAAAGGGTTGAAGGTAACGCCGCAGCGGATTGAGATATATAAAACGCTGCTGGAATCCAAAGAACATCCTTCAGCCGAGATAATTTACGCGGAAATCCACAAGAAATTGCCAAACGTTTCGTTCGACACTGTAAACCGGACACTAAACACACTGGCGGAAATCGGCGCAGCGTTTATTGTCGAGGGCACAGGCGAAGTTCGACGTTTCGATGCCAATTTGGAAAGCCATCAGCATATTAAATGCATAAAATGTAAGAAAATTTTTGACTTTTCGTACAAAAACTTTGAGAATATAAACGTGCCGGAAAATCTCGCAAACAACTTCAAAGTTTTGCGTGCGACTGTTTATATTGAGGGATTGTGTAAATCATGTCAGGAAAATAAAAATAATTAA